The following is a genomic window from Rutidosis leptorrhynchoides isolate AG116_Rl617_1_P2 chromosome 8, CSIRO_AGI_Rlap_v1, whole genome shotgun sequence.
GGAGATCTAAGCATTGAATATTCACCATTTTTGAAAGTGTGTTCCCGACATCTCGTCCAAGGTTTCCAATCTTTGAATTCTTCTCAAGTAGTTTCTAGCTCGAGTTACAACCGGTCATACAGTAGCAGTTTATGGGTGATGaaattcctcttttgtctttagatagttttcatatacttgttgattattgtgtaCAAGGGTATGATAAATGTTGTATGCCCCTAGTGTAgagaagaaccattttattgctcTCTTGTTGGTGATAGTGGATTTTAAGTGGCATACGAGTCTCGTGGTATTTTACTCTTTTTTAGAgatttttccacgtaaaaagtatcgtatctttgtgtgtgcttaattatcCTTTATTTGGTGATCTGGGGCTGAATTGTGTTGGATTTGATGTACCTTATTTATTAGTATCCTCATTGGTTCATACGGTTCAGGAAAGTGTTTGTCAAATGGGTTTATTTttgctttgtagattgcccgttagTGACTTATTTCCTATTAAATTGGTATCAAAGCTTTAGTTTgtttgatttgacttgtgtgaaagatgaaATCTAATAAAAGTAAGATGATTaatttaaatggttcaaattatcatgtttggaaaggcaagATGAAGAATCTTCTTTATGTGAAGGATTACTATTTGCCTGTTTTTACTAAGGATAAACCTGAGGGTAAGTCAGATGCTAAATGGAAACTTTTGCATAGACATGTATGTAGGTATATAAGAAGCAGTGGGTTGAAGATAATGTTTTGAACCATATCAGCGGGGAGAATGATGCTAAAGCCTTTTGGAACAAGCTTGAACAATTATATGAATGAAGGACTAGCAATAACAAGTTTTTCTTAGTTAAGAAGATGATGggtttgaagtatcatgatggaacttctattacagatcacctaaatgcatatcagggtattataaatcagcttgcaggaatgggtatcaagtttgaggatgaggttTAAGGCCTCTGGTTACTTGGTATCAAATTCTATGATGggtttgaagtatcatgatgggtcTTCTCTTAGAGATCACCCTAAATACATAGCAGGGACCATCATGCGATGATCTACACGAACCACACCAACCCTTCTAATTTGATACTGAACCACTTTGAGTGGATTTCCCCTTCTGATTATATCCAGATGATTTCATTGGTTGAAAACTAGACTTGCTCGTTGTTTGCTTTTACCGCGACACACATTCTTTCCTTCGATAAGCTGCACCTTTAACATCACCTTCAACAACTTTAGCATCACAAAGTCCTGCAATAAATTCTTTGCAGCTCTCGCCATACACTATATTCCGGAAATAAGATATCTACAAAGTGTTGGAGCCTAGACTGTTCATCAGGGATCCACTGTTGCACGAACCTCAACTTATctttatattgttcgattacatcaTCCACATTTATACATTTTCTCAGTCATCTTCAACTCCATAAACTCTTTCTTGATCCTCGTGATCTCATAAGAAGTACAATACCGCTCACAAAATTTActgtaaaattgttcccaagtaatctgaCTAATCATATCCCAGGTTATGTGGGCAGTAACGGAATCCCACCATACCATAGCTTTATCTTTCAACAATCAACTTGTATACGTAACCTGTAGTTTTGGCTCACATTGCAAGCATCCAGTGCTCAGTCAACTTCCCACAACTAAATCAACGTCATTGTAGGGTTAATATGACATTAATACTCAGGGGGTTTACAATATAGAAATTATTTGAATAAACATTCTTCTTAGTTTCAACTATCGGTTGTTGAAACATAGAAGTCTGGAATACATCATTTGGTAAGGATATTGATGGTGGTATTGAGGCATCATCTGGAATTGTGGTAGTATTTGAAATTAAGATTTTAGTGGCTGATGTTGAAAAGTGTTTCCAATTGGTACATACACAAATTTTGGTGCTGGAAATCCTGGAGGTGCAGGTTTAACATTTGCAGCTTGAGCAACAATAGTTTGAGTGGTTTGTAGTTCCTTTACTCTATCCCGTATCTCATGCAATTAACCTTCGAATTGAATAATGTATTCCTGTTGATCCTCATTATCACTATGCTCATCCGAGGGCACTCGAATTATTCTAGTTCTAGAGGTCGAGGGGGTATTAACGTGTCTGTCCTGGTTAACCATACATTTATTATCACATCATCTCAccaaagcttagtagataatcggTTAGTACCTAACAACTAACATGTTAGTCCCTATAAACATGGATATGTATGAATATGGATGAACATGATATGAATATTGAGAAAATAAGTCAATAAGTCAACACTTCATTTATTATCATGTGGCTTTGAATGGTGCAAGCAAGTGACAAAGGGAGACATGTAGTCCAATAAATAGCCACACATATTGGACCCACATTACATGGCTAGAAAACACAATCTGGCTCATTTCAGGGTGTCAACATAACATATAATATCTTACTTCACTCATCTCTTCCTCCACTCGTATGTTTGACATAACTCAagtcaaggtttgggaacatgacatgcaATGTACATGCTACCAAATCATACTCTGGAACCAACTTGTAATACCGTACATTATTTTTTAAATAGACAACGGAAGTATTTAATCGCCATAttaaaacatattaatattatattcaaaTATGACATAATAAAACGTCATTGACCACCACGACTAGTGTTACTTttacaaaacatatgtgaaatcaTATTATTACATTCATCAGAGTTCTCTACTAGTGTTAAACATAACATGAACGAAACACTGCTTCTCCCATCCTAAAGCATGCATACTTCTAACCTGCAGGGGAGGAAATGTAGGAGATTAGCAcaacgctaagtgaatgagataCCCAGATGAATATCAATATATAGTCACAAGCTCAACTTCTCTCTAAGACAATAGAAACATAACATAAAGTATAATAATAGGACCCACCGGCTTGGCCAGGCTTACAATCACTAGCTGATCAGGCTAAAGTTAACCGATGGTCCTTGTTATTGAATCTCAAGCATATTCTTCCCGACGTAACTCACACATCATTTGAACTATGCTACTTAGATAGTAGCACTTGGACCAAACCTACCATGTCGAATGTTGACCCCTTCTCACCTACCCCTTCAAAGGTGAACACTTGTGTACATATGATCACTTAACCACGTTCATAGTGCATATAATAACAGCAAAATCATGTAATTATGGAATCAGTAACACAGTCTGTTACTCTATACTAATATTTATAAGGATAGTCCCACTTACTTGATAGCACAAAGAAAGAACTTACAGATCTTATATTACTGagactttttcttttctttttcaccTGAGAATATTACATTCTAAATCAATATAGTTTTCTCAATCATGCTTAAAAATTTAAAACAAGACATCAATCTAGATAATGCAAATATACCAAATTGGTCAAAATAGCACCTGAACCATTCACTGCGATCATCATTTTTATTCGACGACATGATTTGTCTATAAATACAACTTTTGTGAAAGTTTCTTTCGACTAACATTAAGCATTCTGCTAAGTCATCCGCACGTGTGACTCTCACACGCACATGTGAGTCAATTTAATCAGTGCGGGTGACTTTTGGTTCATACTAGTGACAATCTCGTACAAAATTATAATTAATAGTTTGATCGTACGGTTAAGCTTTCATTCGTATGGTTTACCACTTGATTCCTACGAGTGAACTCACTCGTGCGAGTCAGATATCTCATATAGGTAAAGTTTTCACTCATGCGATTGCGATCTCATTCGCACGGTTGAGGTCTCAATCGTGCTTTACCAGGGCTCATCCGCACGAGTGACATGTCACTCACGTGGAAGCTGAAGAACAGCAGCAGCTTGTTGTATACGAGTTTTAGTACCTAAATCTCGATCTCAACTTGTTTTGGTGGACTTGGTGGTTCATGAATACCATATAACATGCATATAGACTATTTCTACCCTCAAACAAGCATAAATAACACATATCAAGAATTAAGTCATGGTTCATCATTTTACTAAACTTTTAACAAAATCCTTAAACAAGAATCATTCAAATCCACATGTTATCTAGTCTCTTGGTAATGAAATTACATAGCTCACACGCACGAATTCGAGTAGCTAGAAATCACAcgttaatgttaatggacttagagaGAAAAAGGTGAACTAGGGTTCTTGTATAAAAAGTTACTAAAATTAATAATTGAAGTGCAAGCAAAGTATATGTAACAAAATAGGGTTTCTACAGAGTGAGGAAACCATACTCCTCATCTTACACGGGTATTCACCCCTTATATAAAACACAACACCCTCGTTAGGCAGCATTAGTGCATTACGAGGTTCAATTCAAATTATAAATATGTACTTCAACCTTTTTCACAAACAACAAACAATCAATAATTTATAAACACATAGTTAATAATTCACTAATAATAACCACTTAATATTAAATAAAGGTAAAAAAGGTAATTTGTCACTAGGCCCAAACGATATTGTTACACTCGCCCCCGTTTGTTTTAGCAACTTATCCTAAGGTCTCCTCGCCAAGAGCTCCCCGATGATAGAGGAAGTAACCCGCCTGCTATGACGGGGCGGCTTTTCACTCAGAGCTTTGTGTGAATGCTTGTTCTCCCATTTTATATATGAGTTCGTGGGAATGTAAATATTCCTGAAATTCACAAAGAAATTGGGAGAACTCACATTCGCAAGAAGTTTTGAGTGAAGCCAAGGCATAGGAACAACATGCTTTATGTTCGCACGCACTTGCATTCCCTCAATGCAAACACGATTTCACTCGAAGCCAGGTTACGATTACGAAAGCGAGTTctcaataaatttttgaatgattctCGATCTCAACGGTTTCTCACAAATTCTGAGCGATCGAGTGCAAACCAATCGTGTAAAAACGCAATTAAAAAAAATTCACGACTAAGATCGTCATATCAAATTTTGACATAGTTAATACTTCCTCTGTCCCATAAGTGTGcactattgattttaaaagtttttcTTTATCAAGTTTAACTGTAAATatttttgtgttatataatatttgatgaaaattatattaataaaaaataatttaaaattcatTTCATTCATAtagttttcatcaaatattatacaaataaaatatatatagttgCAAAAAAAGACTTCGAAAAATTAATAGTGGACATTTATGATGATATGGatgtagtattattaataataaactaataataatattaattaatatgtaCTTATAAATGTGAAAATAAAAATCAATAAAACTCCTATGTCACGTTTAGGATCATACATAGAAGGGGGGTGATTCTCACGTACCTTTTTTTGATTCATgtacacttttgtctcataaatTCACAATTATACCACTGAATTAATTTAGAAAGTTGAACCTTTATTATTATTGTAAGAATAATTAAGAGTATAATAGGTAATTAGGTGTAGATAGATTAAAGTATATAATAAGTAATGTCAATTAGAAATTAAAACTAAGAATTAGATTCGTTAAAAAAGAGGACATGCCCATATCAAATTAcatttatgttatattataattactactatGGGCAAATATATATGCAGATGCGTACAAAGTCTATGAGTATGATTGGGCGTTAGTAACGAAACTCTTTTGGAACGAAGTTTCATGGAAGATGAAGATAAAAGAAGACAATAATGGAAGATTATATCTTGTGGTGAATGTTTCCAAACCTTAGCTTCCCATGAAGCTTCCCACAAACCAAAAATAGTATTTATATTTCTTTATAGTATTTATGACTAATTAagtttattacagtattattattattattatttcatctcAACTTATAGTTATAGTTATCTGCATTAAGTTAAGAAATAAAAAGGAACAAATAAATATAATGTTTAATTTGGTTTAAAAAACGATAATTTGAGGTTATGTACATTGAATATAGTATGCTTTGTTAAAACTGTTATAAGTTTTATCAAAATAATTACATTGTAACATTATGGTAATCTATCTATTAAATGTTTATAGTtcaaataacaataaaaaaaaaataattactaGTAGAACTAAAATCTCAACCTATTAATTACAAGTTGTCATTTTATGCACATTTCCATTGCTATATAAAGTCTGCATTATTATTCCAACTTCAACCCACCACAAAATAATTAAAAACAACATAAACAAACAAACAAATGGAAGAAAGAAGATACCAAGACTTGCTTCCGGTGATGGCGGAGAAACTAGAGCTAACCACCTTCATGGACGAGCTATGTGGTGGTTTTCGGTTGCTAGCAGATGAAAACCTCGGGCTGATCACGCCCGAAAGTTTAAGAAAGAATTCAAGAATTCTTGGAATGGAAAATATGAGCAAAGAAGATGCACAAGGTATGGTTAAAGAAGGAGACCTTGATGGAGACGGTTTCTTGAACGAAACCGAATTTTGTATACTTATGGTGAGACTTAGTCCTGAAATGATGCAAAATGCTGAGATGTGGTTGGAGAAAGCCATTGAAGATGAGATAATGAAATCAGCTACTACTTCATCACATGAAGAGAATTAAATCACATATTTTATGTTGAAGAATAAATTGTTCATATCATTAACTTTAATTTGTTAAATAATtaattgatgatgataataaactactgtattattattatgatatcttGGTATGTTTATTATGAGTGGTATGAATTTGGTCCAGCTTTCTTGGAGCTACACAATATGACATCTAACTAACTCAATAATGTATGGTTACACTCACAAATGaacatttaaaattattatatatctgTTTTACTTGAGTGTTGGTCATGAATTGAAATCAGTCATACAACCTAGAAAGTATGTTTAATACTAACGAGACTGCGCGTTGCTGCGAAAAATTGTTATAGCTAAACATTAAAGATTACTTTAATATTTCCTAACTGCGATATACATAACTTGTACAAATGTTAATAAACAACATTACTCTAAATGAATATAAcatgtaattatttttaataaccTTATTTCAAGAAGTAACTTGATAGCATTTATGTAAATATTCCGTATAATTATCACTACATACTAATTGTAAAAGTTGGTTACTGTTTCAATTGTCCTTGAAAGTCTTTTTCAGATCTTttcaattttattgttttataactaACCAATGAAATGTTTAGGATAAAAGTAACAAACAATTAAAGGAAAAAACAAATACAAAATAAGTATTTTAGAAAAGATAGACAatctttaaaataaaaaaaaaagtaaaaaaaaaaggtAAGTCTTTTTATAAACAAAATAATTAAAGGAAGtgtaaaaaaagtttttttttagaaaaatttggtattttttattttgaaaacatttaataattaaataaaaagagtgatgaaaaaaaaaaactaaaaaaatgtgGAGAAAAAATTACTGACATCATATTGATGTCAGCATGAGTGAGAGGAAAAGATAAAAAAATTCATAGCTAATGCTTAAATTCTAATCTAGTCCATAGGTAATAACAACATCACATTCACACAATCTAAGCTACATTACTTTCGTTTTATAACAGGGAAATTATATACTTAGCAGTTAAATAAATGCTAAATAACGAgctgagccgagctcgagcttgactgtgttcgagctcggctcgtttattTTCAgaaaagctcgagctcgagctcggctcgaatCGAGCCTATCTTtttaagctcgagctcggctcgtgatATATGTtaaaagctcgagctcggctcgttataAGCTCGATAAGTGAGTGATTTTTACAAACTTCTGATGATTGAGTTGATGAGTAACCGATTCTTGTAGCTTGACAAGCTGAATCGATTGTTTCAAAACATacatgactaatttgaaaaggatttTATTGTTTAGTAAAGTAAACTAACTGTTAAACATAATAACAAAAGAAATGGTAGATTGGAACATGCAGGGTTGAACCTTGTAGAAATTAGAAGTATGCTATGTGTTTGAAAATGAGAATGAATATGAAGGTTTGGAGTGAAGAGGAGAATCATCATTTGAGAATTAGTGTGATAGTGTCTATTTTATTTTACGATTAAGTTAAATTAAATCAAATGTTTGGAAACAAAGAATTTCAGTGGTAGATATGGCCGCCTGCAGATCTTTCTGGGAATAgagcattattaattaattacgagtataatttataatttatatatattcgtAAGTGGGGAAAGGAATCGACGAGATATGTAACTGGCTTTTGAAATGGGATTTTGATTATATTTCCTACGACTTCTCAATATCTATCCCTCTATATCTAtaaaatgataatatataataattaatataaaatattatatgcATCTATATGAAAGCTCGTTTAGACTCGCAAGCTTAAACGAGCTTGACATTTGAAGCTCGAATGCTAATGCTAATTCTAATGCTAATGACATGGGCATTAGATTTCTTACAAATTGCTTGACATGTCAGCAGAAACTAAGTCACGGCGATTCTCATTAGTTCGTTAATGTTCAACTTCCGACACATAAAACATCTAAGAAAATTTTTGTACAAATCTCACATAAAATAAACTGGAAAAAATACATAACTTTTATTCAAAAAAATACCATTATATAAACTATAAAGTACAAGGTATCTATATATGTCATAAAAATACATATACAAGAATGCAGAAGCTGTTTACAAATCAATGACAAGAATTTCATTGACCTAATTCCCAAATTTATGTGTAAATCATATACTACCAGTAAGATAAGAAGATAATCTACCCGCTGATCACAATACGCGCGATAAACATATCAACTAATCGGTTTTCAACTTCAAATGCTTTCCGACCGCCCTGCATTTATATAATCTAGAATATTCTAGAAATAAGATGATTGATCATGAAGAATGTTTAACTGAGCAAGTATACCAGCAGCCAAAGATTTTGTTCTGTTATTTCCCCTCTGAGTCAACTCGACTAACGACATCTGAGCCAAACTTCCGTACTTTTGCTTATAATCCAACAACCGAAAAATTCGACCCAATGCATTCAGTACCTTTTCCTGCAAACTCAAAGAATTACAGTTAAGTAACTTTATTATCGGATGTATCGCATTAGCTTCCGCAAGCACTTTACATCCGTATTGTAGTCTTTCAtcttcggtcaaagtcaacaacgcATCTAACGAAGCTTCACAAACGTTAAAATCAGGATCACCCAAAAGTTTGACTAACGGTGATACCGCGTCAGCTTCCACCAAGCAAAAAGACGTTTCGACAAAACAGATTCCTTGATGAACAGGAC
Proteins encoded in this region:
- the LOC139863004 gene encoding calcium-binding protein KIC-like, with protein sequence MEERRYQDLLPVMAEKLELTTFMDELCGGFRLLADENLGLITPESLRKNSRILGMENMSKEDAQGMVKEGDLDGDGFLNETEFCILMVRLSPEMMQNAEMWLEKAIEDEIMKSATTSSHEEN